A genomic segment from Zerene cesonia ecotype Mississippi chromosome 7, Zerene_cesonia_1.1, whole genome shotgun sequence encodes:
- the LOC119840831 gene encoding sperm-associated antigen 7 homolog produces MDLLGSILNSMQKPPTASEAQKNAMRKQKEAIEKKQKENKIMINKFRQRVEEKISDFMKDGTKQHLQFDPMDQMYRSIIRDVAETAGVQVFSFGQEGIDRYSVVYLKDKGPSEDEVAVRKSGGIWDEEKAIEMAKRRQMEKQAEKEDIEERSRKRKNKEEISGTFYKQKYAHLIGQEAALDAAHKTNMNKSYGEVPSENKKDQRSIEQTMADIKAKKMRKIETEKQSAEGNENI; encoded by the coding sequence atggatCTACTTGGCTCTATATTGAATTCAATGCAGAAGCCGCCAACGGCGAGCGAGGCACAAAAAAATGCCATGCGGAAACAGAAAGAGGCTATCGAAAAGAAGCAGAAAGAAAACaagataatgataaataaatttagacaGCGGGTTGAGGAGAAGATTAGCGATTTTATGAAAGATGGCACCAAACAACATTTGCAGTTTGATCCCATGGATCAAATGTACAGATCTATAATTCGCGATGTCGCAGAAACAGCTGGTGTTCAAGTGTTTTCCTTTGGGCAAGAGGGCATTGATAGATATTCCGTAGTGTATCTCAAAGATAAAGGGCCCTCGGAAGACGAAGTTGCGGTGCGTAAGTCCGGCGGCATATGGGATGAAGAAAAAGCTATAGAAATGGCAAAAAGGAGACAAATGGAAAAGCAAGCGGAGAAAGAAGACATAGAAGAGAGGAGTAGAAAGCGAAAGAATAAAGAGGAGATAAGTGGGACGTTTTATAAACAGAAGTATGCTCATCTGATTGGTCAGGAAGCAGCCCTTGATGCTGCGCACAAAACGAATATGAATAAAAGCTATGGAGAAGTGccaagtgaaaataaaaaggacCAACGCTCCATAGAACAAACGATGGCGGATATAAAAGCTAAGAAAATGAGAAAGATCGAAACGGAGAAGCAGTCGGCAGAGGGTAATGAAAATATCtag